From the genome of Bacteroidota bacterium, one region includes:
- a CDS encoding ABC transporter ATP-binding protein/permease, translating to MAKKINSEDEVLGKAYDSKLMKRLLGFVKPYKKYVVIAILLNVLVAGLGPLRPYLTKIAIDDKIFNSDFNGLLLIALALFGALATQSVIQYFLTYYTQLLGQKTILDLRKKLFRHTQKLSVSFFDRTPIGRLVTRVTNDVESLNELFSSGIVMVFSDVFIILWILGFMFFINWELALITLSVLPLLIYGTFLFRKKVRESYRDIRMYLARLNSYLQEHITGMGIVRLFNKEKEEAIKFAGINGDHRDENIKSVFYYAVFFPGVELISSAAVALIIWYGGGDVIQNNISLGVLFAFIQYTEMFFRPIRDLSEKYNIMQTAMASSERIFGLLDDESFIKNPENPKPLDEVKGKIEFERVHFAYNDDNYILKDISFSINPGETIAIVGATGAGKTSIINILTRFYDINKGKIKIDGVDITQVDKRELRRKISIVLQDVFLFFGTIKSNIGMNDPAISDEKIIEAAKHVGAHRFIELLPNKYDEPVKERGATLSVGQKQLISFARALAHDPSILILDEATSSVDTETEKMIQTAIETLLEGRTAIVIAHRLSTIRNADKIIVMHKGEIKEMGNHDKLLENKGLYYKLYQLQYKDQELLLSK from the coding sequence ATGGCGAAGAAGATAAATTCCGAAGATGAAGTATTAGGTAAAGCGTACGACTCGAAGCTGATGAAACGGCTTCTCGGTTTTGTGAAGCCCTACAAAAAATATGTGGTAATTGCGATACTTCTGAATGTGCTGGTTGCCGGTTTGGGACCTTTGAGGCCCTACCTGACAAAAATAGCCATTGATGACAAGATTTTCAACAGTGATTTTAACGGCTTGCTCCTCATTGCCCTGGCTTTGTTCGGAGCTCTGGCTACGCAGTCTGTCATACAGTATTTCCTCACTTACTACACACAACTGCTCGGTCAGAAGACAATTCTTGACCTAAGGAAGAAACTTTTTCGCCATACTCAAAAACTCTCCGTCAGTTTTTTCGACAGGACACCTATCGGCAGACTTGTAACCAGAGTAACGAATGATGTGGAATCGCTAAACGAACTCTTCTCCTCGGGTATCGTAATGGTCTTCAGTGATGTCTTTATCATTTTATGGATTCTCGGTTTTATGTTCTTCATCAACTGGGAACTGGCGCTGATAACCCTTTCAGTCCTTCCCCTGCTGATATACGGAACCTTCCTTTTCAGAAAGAAGGTGAGGGAGTCATACAGGGATATCAGGATGTATCTAGCACGACTGAACTCGTATCTGCAGGAGCATATTACCGGTATGGGTATTGTTCGCCTCTTCAACAAGGAAAAAGAGGAAGCTATAAAGTTTGCCGGGATAAACGGTGATCACAGGGATGAAAACATTAAATCGGTCTTCTATTATGCGGTTTTTTTCCCGGGTGTCGAGTTAATTTCCTCTGCCGCAGTTGCATTGATAATCTGGTACGGTGGTGGTGATGTAATTCAGAACAACATCTCTCTTGGTGTTCTTTTCGCTTTCATTCAATATACAGAAATGTTTTTCAGACCGATCAGAGACCTCTCCGAGAAGTATAACATCATGCAGACCGCGATGGCTTCCTCCGAAAGAATTTTCGGATTGCTCGATGACGAGTCATTTATTAAGAATCCTGAAAATCCAAAACCGTTGGATGAGGTGAAGGGAAAAATTGAGTTTGAACGGGTCCACTTCGCTTACAACGACGATAACTACATACTTAAGGATATCTCATTTTCGATAAATCCCGGTGAAACCATTGCAATTGTAGGAGCAACGGGTGCCGGCAAAACGAGTATCATCAATATTCTCACCCGTTTTTACGACATCAACAAAGGTAAAATAAAAATTGACGGTGTTGATATCACTCAGGTTGATAAAAGGGAGTTGAGAAGGAAGATTTCAATAGTTCTGCAGGATGTTTTCCTCTTCTTTGGCACAATAAAATCGAATATCGGCATGAACGACCCTGCAATTTCCGATGAAAAGATTATCGAGGCAGCGAAGCATGTAGGTGCCCACCGTTTTATCGAATTGCTGCCGAACAAATATGATGAGCCCGTTAAGGAACGGGGAGCAACCCTCTCTGTAGGACAGAAGCAGTTGATCTCTTTCGCCAGAGCTCTCGCTCACGATCCGAGTATCCTGATCCTCGACGAAGCCACTTCAAGTGTGGATACCGAAACCGAAAAGATGATTCAGACCGCCATCGAGACACTTCTCGAAGGAAGAACCGCCATCGTTATCGCCCATCGCCTCTCCACGATAAGAAATGCCGACAAAATTATCGTTATGCACAAAGGGGAAATCAAGGAGATGGGGAATCATGATAAACTTCTCGAAAACAAAGGTCTCTACTATAAATTGTATCAGCTTCAGTATAAAGATCAGGAGTTGTTGCTTTCAAAATAA
- a CDS encoding hydroxyacid dehydrogenase, whose product MSQIKIAFFEIDGDEKKYIKRKFDKNFILEFYKEPLTVNNWEKANDADVVSVFIYSKLTEQVLHNLPSLKLISTRSTGFNHVNLDAAQKRNISVCNVPYYGENTVAEHTFALILALSRNLHKAYVRSIQGNFSLQGLRGFDLKDKTIGIIGAGSIGTHVIKMAKGFGMNILVFDPVQNHIFEEILEFKYATLEELLSKSDIISLHCPYNENTHYLLNMENIGLVKKGALFINTARAGLIEPSALYYAIDNGIFSGAGLDVFEGEDLAGEENQMLSKNVSPEQMEAILKRNILLRRENVIITPHIAFDSIEAVERILETTVSNIKSFFNGDKYYKII is encoded by the coding sequence ATGTCACAGATAAAAATTGCGTTTTTTGAGATCGACGGTGATGAGAAAAAATATATCAAGAGAAAATTTGACAAAAACTTCATTCTCGAATTTTACAAAGAGCCTCTTACAGTCAACAACTGGGAAAAGGCGAACGATGCGGATGTTGTCTCGGTTTTTATCTATTCAAAACTGACTGAACAGGTACTGCACAACCTCCCCTCCCTGAAACTTATTTCCACCCGCAGCACGGGATTCAATCATGTCAATCTGGATGCGGCACAAAAGCGGAACATCTCGGTTTGTAATGTCCCCTACTATGGCGAAAACACGGTAGCGGAACATACTTTTGCCCTCATTCTGGCTCTTTCAAGGAATCTGCACAAGGCTTATGTCCGCTCTATTCAGGGGAATTTTTCCCTTCAGGGTCTGAGAGGTTTCGATCTGAAAGATAAGACGATCGGCATAATCGGCGCAGGAAGCATCGGAACTCATGTTATTAAAATGGCAAAGGGATTCGGAATGAACATCCTCGTTTTCGATCCTGTGCAGAATCACATTTTTGAAGAGATACTCGAATTTAAATATGCCACTCTCGAAGAGTTGCTCTCGAAATCCGATATAATTTCCCTTCACTGTCCATACAATGAAAACACCCACTACCTTTTAAATATGGAAAACATCGGTCTGGTAAAAAAAGGTGCTCTGTTTATAAACACCGCAAGAGCCGGATTGATAGAACCCTCAGCCCTTTATTATGCAATCGACAACGGCATATTCAGTGGTGCAGGACTCGATGTGTTCGAGGGTGAGGACCTCGCAGGTGAAGAAAATCAGATGCTCTCAAAAAATGTTTCTCCCGAACAGATGGAAGCAATTCTAAAAAGGAACATCCTTCTTAGAAGGGAAAATGTGATTATTACACCACATATTGCATTTGACTCAATTGAAGCTGTAGAAAGAATTCTGGAGACAACAGTTTCCAATATTAAAAGTTTCTTTAACGGCGATAAATACTACAAGATTATATAG
- a CDS encoding ABC transporter ATP-binding protein/permease — protein MKNLRSLKKYFARYKTALFAGIFFIIVSNLFTVYVPIIIKDSLNDLQNGLAHEKLLKYALLIVGSTLIAGIFRFMIRQTIIVISRKIEYDLRQDFWEHIQNLSLRFFQNHSTGNIMAHATNDISAVRMFIGPAVMYSIDTGIRMIIVVSIMSMISLEVTLWSLIPLPILSFLVYTVGQKVHKRFTLIQEKFSDLTTKAQENFSGIRVIKSYVAEEREIEDFDRLSKEYLTRNMHLIKIQALFQPTLFLVTGLSVIVTIWTGGSAVINKTLMIGDVTALVMYLGILIWPMIALGWVINIIQQAEASMARLNKMMAEKIEIKDVSEAESALKDIKGEIEFRNVSFKYGDDLPWVLHDLNLKMPAGHSIALMGSTGSGKSTLINLIPRLFDASSGDIFIDGVNIKDISLKTLRRSIGFVPQEAFLFSDTIRNNICYGKDDASEQELMQKAEIAQFSKDVLQFPEGFDTMVGERGITLSGGQKQRASLTRALMIEPKILILDDSFSAVDTHTEEEILQGLRGFMKERTTIMVSHRVSTVKDADKIVVLDKGRIIEEGTHEELLQLNGLYAGIYSRQLLEQEIEEI, from the coding sequence ATGAAAAACCTCAGGTCGCTGAAGAAATATTTTGCCCGCTATAAAACAGCTCTGTTTGCGGGGATTTTCTTTATCATCGTATCAAACCTCTTCACGGTGTATGTCCCGATTATAATAAAGGACTCGTTGAATGACCTTCAAAACGGACTTGCACACGAAAAATTATTGAAGTATGCCCTGCTTATAGTGGGTTCCACTCTCATTGCGGGTATTTTCCGGTTTATGATCCGGCAGACCATCATCGTGATATCCCGAAAGATTGAATACGATCTTCGTCAGGATTTTTGGGAACACATCCAAAACCTCTCTCTCCGCTTTTTCCAGAATCATTCCACCGGCAACATTATGGCACACGCCACCAATGACATCAGTGCCGTAAGAATGTTCATCGGTCCCGCAGTGATGTATTCCATCGATACAGGCATAAGGATGATCATAGTTGTCTCCATCATGTCGATGATAAGTCTTGAAGTGACTCTTTGGAGCCTTATTCCGCTCCCGATCCTTTCATTTCTTGTATATACCGTCGGACAGAAAGTTCATAAAAGATTTACCCTCATACAGGAGAAATTCTCTGATCTTACCACAAAAGCCCAGGAAAATTTTTCGGGTATCAGGGTTATAAAGTCTTATGTGGCGGAAGAGAGGGAAATAGAAGATTTTGACCGTTTAAGCAAAGAATATCTGACACGAAACATGCACCTGATCAAGATTCAGGCTTTGTTTCAGCCTACTCTTTTTCTGGTCACAGGTCTTTCGGTCATCGTGACCATCTGGACAGGCGGTTCTGCTGTAATCAATAAAACCCTGATGATCGGTGATGTAACTGCTCTGGTTATGTATCTTGGAATACTGATCTGGCCCATGATCGCTCTCGGATGGGTAATCAATATTATTCAGCAGGCGGAAGCAAGCATGGCGAGATTAAACAAAATGATGGCTGAGAAGATCGAGATCAAGGATGTCTCTGAAGCCGAAAGTGCTTTGAAGGACATCAAAGGGGAAATAGAATTCCGGAATGTTTCCTTTAAGTACGGGGATGATCTCCCCTGGGTTTTGCATGATCTTAACCTGAAAATGCCGGCTGGCCACTCGATCGCGTTGATGGGGAGTACAGGAAGCGGAAAGAGTACTCTTATCAATCTCATTCCCCGCCTGTTCGATGCCTCATCTGGAGATATTTTTATTGATGGTGTAAACATCAAAGACATATCACTGAAGACACTTCGCCGTTCCATCGGATTTGTGCCGCAGGAGGCTTTCCTCTTCTCTGATACCATAAGGAACAACATCTGTTACGGGAAGGATGATGCCTCGGAGCAGGAATTGATGCAAAAAGCTGAAATTGCCCAGTTCTCCAAGGATGTGCTGCAGTTCCCCGAAGGTTTCGATACCATGGTTGGCGAGAGGGGAATAACCCTTTCCGGTGGTCAAAAACAAAGAGCATCCCTCACCAGAGCCCTTATGATTGAACCAAAAATTTTAATACTCGATGATTCCTTCTCTGCCGTTGATACCCACACCGAGGAGGAAATTCTTCAGGGACTCCGCGGATTCATGAAAGAGAGAACCACCATAATGGTAAGTCACAGGGTTTCAACTGTGAAAGACGCCGACAAAATCGTGGTTCTCGACAAGGGAAGAATTATTGAAGAAGGTACGCATGAAGAGTTGCTGCAGTTGAACGGACTCTATGCCGGTATCTACTCGAGACAATTACTTGAACAGGAAATCGAAGAAATATAA
- a CDS encoding NAD(P)-dependent alcohol dehydrogenase — protein sequence MTTKNVKAYGTETHETPLHEMVIKRRELLPHDVELDILYCGICHSDLHQIRNEWGFTTFPVVPGHEIIGKVTRVGAEVTKFRAGELAAIGCIADSCGKCEYCEEDLEQFCAEGVIYSYNSPDRHTGLMTYGGFSESYVCDENYVLRVPENLDPASAAPLLCAGITVYSPLKHWHTGPGKKVGILGMGGLGHLAIKIAKAMGAEVTVFTTSSSKIEDAKRLGADNAVLSTDAAEMRKYAGKLNLILDTVSAKHDVNTYLNLLKLDGSVVMVGLPAEPLEIHAFSVVMGRRSFSGSSIGGITETQEVLDFCAKHNITADIEMIQIQDVAGAFERLERGDVKYRFVIDMASLKK from the coding sequence ATGACTACAAAAAATGTAAAAGCCTACGGTACAGAGACGCATGAAACCCCTCTTCATGAGATGGTAATTAAGCGGCGGGAATTGCTGCCGCACGATGTTGAACTGGATATTCTTTATTGTGGCATCTGCCACTCTGATCTGCATCAAATCAGGAATGAATGGGGATTCACCACATTTCCTGTCGTTCCGGGTCATGAGATAATCGGAAAGGTAACCCGGGTTGGGGCGGAAGTGACAAAATTCAGAGCAGGTGAACTTGCTGCCATTGGATGCATAGCTGACTCCTGCGGAAAATGTGAATATTGTGAGGAAGACCTGGAGCAGTTCTGTGCTGAGGGTGTGATTTATTCCTATAACAGCCCTGACAGGCATACGGGATTGATGACATACGGCGGATTTTCCGAGAGTTATGTCTGTGACGAAAACTATGTACTTCGTGTACCTGAAAATCTCGATCCGGCATCAGCAGCACCACTTCTCTGCGCCGGAATTACGGTTTATTCACCGCTGAAACACTGGCATACCGGACCGGGAAAGAAGGTCGGTATTCTTGGAATGGGCGGTTTGGGACATCTTGCCATTAAGATTGCAAAGGCGATGGGCGCCGAAGTAACTGTGTTTACGACTTCTTCATCGAAGATTGAGGATGCAAAAAGACTTGGTGCAGACAACGCAGTTTTGTCCACTGATGCGGCTGAGATGAGAAAATATGCCGGAAAACTCAATCTCATTCTCGATACGGTATCGGCAAAACATGATGTGAACACCTACCTCAACCTGTTGAAACTGGACGGAAGTGTTGTCATGGTCGGACTTCCTGCTGAACCCCTGGAGATACATGCTTTCAGTGTGGTGATGGGACGACGCAGCTTTTCGGGATCGAGCATAGGAGGAATCACTGAAACCCAGGAAGTGCTCGATTTCTGTGCAAAACACAACATCACAGCGGATATCGAAATGATTCAAATTCAGGATGTTGCCGGGGCATTTGAACGGCTCGAACGGGGTGATGTAAAGTACCGGTTTGTCATTGATATGGCTTCTCTGAAAAAATAA
- the gyrA gene encoding DNA gyrase subunit A, which translates to MSNMFDKIIPVSLEEELKSSYIDYSMSVIVSRALPDVRDGLKPVHRRVLFGMHDLGYYYNRPFKKSARIVGEVLGKYHPHGDSSVYDAMVRMVQEFSLRYPLVMGQGNFGSVDGDSAAAMRYTEARLAKISDEMLRDLDKNTVNFVPNFDDSLQEPSVLPSYLPNLLINGSSGIAVGMATNIPPHNLTETINGLVAMIDNPAIDIDGLMQHVSAPDFPTGGIIYGYSEVKSAYHTGRGKLIVRAKVNTETQKNGRIHIIVTELPYQVNKAALIERIAQQVKEGKLQHISNLRDESDRDGMRVVIELKKDAQPAVVLNQLYKHTQMQVTFGVIMLALVNGAPKVLNLKEMMHHFLLHRMDVLIRRTRFELDAAERRAHILEGYIIALDNIDEVIAVIKASKDTETAKKNLMERFKLSEIQAKAILDMRLQRLTGLERKKIEQEYKELIKLIEKLRGILESEEKRNLIIKEELIALRDKFGDERRTEIIYDYENFSLEDMIAEEDVVVTISHRGFIKRFPASGYRKQKRGGRGVTGAGTKEGDFVETMFVASTHHYIMFFTDKGRCYWLKVHEVPDVGRSALGRSILNLIEKTPDEQITAFVTVKEFKDDQYLIMATKNGIIKKTVLSAYGNVRRGGIIALNLNEGDSLISAKLCEAGDNIIIGTHDGIAIRFDESAVRDMGRAATGVIGIRLEKGDFVIGSLVIKRTSTVMVVTDKGYGKRSDVNDYRVTNRGGKGIITVKTTEKTGKLMSIMELNDNDELICITSGGMVIKMAAKDIRTMGRNTQGVRIINLKDNDSITDIAKVVPDDDDTATDTAETEETLL; encoded by the coding sequence ATGTCAAATATGTTTGATAAAATCATTCCTGTTTCACTTGAAGAAGAGTTAAAATCTTCTTACATCGATTATTCGATGTCGGTAATTGTTTCAAGAGCGTTACCCGATGTCCGCGATGGTCTGAAACCTGTTCATAGAAGAGTGTTGTTTGGTATGCACGATCTGGGCTACTACTACAACAGACCCTTCAAGAAATCTGCCAGAATCGTGGGTGAAGTGCTTGGAAAGTATCACCCGCACGGTGATTCCTCCGTTTACGATGCGATGGTGCGTATGGTCCAGGAATTCTCTCTCCGCTACCCGCTTGTGATGGGTCAGGGTAACTTCGGATCAGTAGATGGTGACTCCGCAGCAGCGATGAGGTATACCGAGGCAAGACTTGCGAAAATCTCAGATGAAATGCTTCGCGATCTCGACAAAAACACGGTAAACTTCGTCCCCAACTTCGATGATTCACTTCAGGAGCCATCGGTTCTCCCCTCGTATCTGCCCAACCTTTTGATCAACGGTTCGAGTGGTATTGCTGTGGGTATGGCTACAAACATCCCGCCGCACAACCTGACAGAAACGATTAACGGGCTTGTTGCCATGATCGACAATCCCGCAATTGATATCGATGGACTGATGCAGCATGTCTCAGCCCCCGATTTCCCGACTGGCGGAATTATCTACGGGTATTCAGAAGTGAAAAGTGCCTACCACACGGGCAGAGGAAAGCTTATCGTTCGCGCAAAAGTGAATACTGAAACGCAGAAAAACGGCAGAATTCACATTATTGTTACCGAACTTCCCTACCAGGTTAATAAAGCAGCTCTTATCGAAAGAATTGCTCAACAGGTTAAGGAGGGGAAACTGCAGCACATCTCGAATCTAAGGGATGAATCCGACAGGGACGGTATGCGTGTGGTTATCGAATTGAAAAAAGATGCTCAGCCTGCTGTAGTGCTCAACCAGCTCTACAAACATACCCAGATGCAGGTAACCTTTGGTGTAATCATGCTCGCACTTGTGAACGGAGCTCCAAAGGTACTCAACCTTAAAGAGATGATGCACCATTTCCTGCTCCACAGAATGGATGTTCTCATTCGCAGAACCCGTTTCGAACTCGATGCGGCAGAGCGAAGGGCACATATTCTTGAAGGCTACATCATTGCCCTCGATAATATCGATGAGGTAATTGCGGTTATTAAGGCTTCGAAAGATACCGAAACTGCAAAGAAAAACCTGATGGAACGCTTCAAACTTTCAGAAATTCAGGCAAAAGCGATACTCGATATGAGATTGCAAAGACTGACCGGTCTCGAAAGAAAGAAAATTGAGCAGGAATATAAAGAGCTTATCAAACTGATTGAAAAACTCAGAGGGATCCTCGAAAGTGAAGAGAAGAGAAATCTGATCATTAAAGAGGAACTCATAGCTCTTCGCGACAAATTCGGTGACGAAAGAAGAACCGAGATCATCTACGACTACGAAAACTTCTCACTCGAAGATATGATTGCTGAAGAGGATGTGGTGGTTACCATATCCCACAGAGGCTTCATCAAGAGATTCCCTGCCAGCGGCTACAGAAAACAGAAACGCGGCGGAAGAGGTGTAACAGGTGCAGGAACAAAAGAAGGTGATTTCGTGGAGACAATGTTTGTTGCCTCGACACACCATTACATTATGTTCTTCACCGACAAGGGTCGCTGTTACTGGCTTAAAGTACACGAAGTTCCCGATGTCGGAAGATCCGCACTCGGAAGGTCGATCCTCAATCTGATTGAGAAAACACCCGACGAGCAGATCACAGCTTTTGTTACCGTAAAAGAGTTCAAGGATGATCAGTACCTGATAATGGCAACCAAAAACGGCATCATCAAGAAAACTGTCCTCTCTGCCTACGGAAATGTAAGACGGGGTGGAATTATCGCCCTGAATCTGAACGAAGGTGATTCCCTCATCAGTGCCAAACTTTGTGAAGCCGGTGACAATATCATTATCGGTACACACGATGGTATAGCAATCCGTTTCGACGAGAGTGCTGTTCGTGACATGGGTAGAGCTGCAACAGGTGTTATCGGTATCAGACTCGAGAAAGGCGACTTCGTGATCGGTTCTCTCGTTATCAAAAGAACAAGTACCGTAATGGTGGTTACTGACAAAGGTTATGGAAAACGGTCGGATGTGAACGATTATCGCGTTACCAACCGTGGCGGAAAGGGTATCATTACCGTGAAAACCACCGAAAAAACGGGTAAACTGATGTCGATCATGGAACTCAACGACAACGATGAACTTATTTGCATCACTTCAGGCGGCATGGTCATTAAAATGGCTGCGAAAGATATCCGCACCATGGGAAGAAACACCCAGGGCGTAAGAATCATCAACCTGAAGGATAATGATTCGATTACCGACATCGCAAAAGTCGTACCGGACGACGATGATACTGCAACCGATACCGCAGAAACGGAAGAAACACTCCTTTAA
- the gyrB gene encoding DNA topoisomerase (ATP-hydrolyzing) subunit B encodes MNEKNGIPNGNGSDYSASSINVLKGLEAVRKRPAMYIGDVGVRGLHHLINEVVDNSIDEALAGYCDQIRVTINQDSSVTVEDNGRGIPVDIHEEEQKSALEVVMTVLHAGGKFDKNSYKVSGGLHGVGVSVVNALSRWLRVEVKRDRKVYFMEFKRGEMTTPLKVIGKLKTDETGTKVTFMADDEIFKTTTFKYDTVASRMRELAYLNKNVSIAIKDTREGLEEEDIFHFKGGLVEFVAYMDEGRKPLHKTVYIEGERENTPVEVAFHYNEEFSENIFSYVNNINTHEGGTHLVGFKAALTRTLNAYAAKNNLLKNSKINLSGDDFREGLTAIISVKVMEPQFEGQTKTKLGNSETKSAVETLVNEKLAEFLEENPGVGKKIIEKSLRAAEAREAARKARDLARRKNALDSFDLPGKLADCSITDPEHCEIYIVEGDSAGGSAKQGRDRRFQAILPLKGKILNVEKAKLHKILENNEIQAIIAAMGCGIDTEFDLAKLRYGKLILMTDADVDGSHIRTLLLTFLYRYMKDLIITGKVYIAQPPLYKVKKGKEEFYAFDDKERDEILKRIRAGQKKATAVEADGTEEYDDEGNIKGVVISRYKGLGEMNPSQLWETTMNPETRTILQVNLESAADANRLFEVLMGDSVEPRRLFIEKNAKYVRNLDI; translated from the coding sequence ATGAATGAAAAAAACGGTATTCCTAACGGAAACGGGAGTGATTACAGTGCATCGAGTATCAATGTCCTAAAAGGACTCGAGGCTGTAAGAAAACGACCCGCAATGTATATCGGTGATGTCGGTGTAAGAGGTCTTCACCACCTGATTAATGAGGTAGTGGACAACAGTATTGATGAGGCTCTTGCCGGATATTGCGACCAGATAAGAGTTACCATTAATCAGGACAGCAGTGTGACCGTGGAAGACAACGGTCGCGGTATCCCGGTTGATATTCACGAGGAAGAGCAGAAATCGGCTCTCGAAGTGGTGATGACTGTACTTCATGCAGGCGGAAAATTTGACAAAAATTCATACAAGGTTTCCGGTGGTCTCCATGGTGTTGGTGTTTCGGTTGTGAACGCACTTTCAAGATGGTTGAGAGTGGAAGTGAAGAGAGACAGAAAAGTTTACTTCATGGAATTTAAAAGAGGTGAGATGACAACGCCTCTGAAGGTGATCGGAAAACTTAAAACAGATGAAACGGGCACCAAAGTCACTTTCATGGCTGATGATGAGATATTCAAAACCACTACTTTTAAGTATGATACGGTAGCTTCCCGTATGCGTGAGCTTGCATATCTTAACAAAAATGTGAGCATCGCAATAAAAGATACCCGTGAAGGGCTTGAGGAAGAGGATATTTTCCACTTCAAAGGAGGATTGGTTGAATTCGTCGCTTACATGGATGAAGGAAGAAAACCCCTCCATAAAACTGTTTATATCGAAGGTGAAAGAGAAAACACCCCGGTTGAGGTTGCGTTCCACTACAACGAGGAATTTTCTGAAAACATTTTCTCCTATGTAAACAACATCAATACACACGAAGGTGGTACCCATCTTGTTGGTTTCAAAGCTGCTCTTACCAGAACATTGAATGCCTATGCAGCAAAAAACAACCTGCTTAAAAATTCGAAAATCAATCTTTCTGGAGATGACTTCCGCGAGGGACTGACCGCGATCATCTCAGTAAAAGTGATGGAACCACAGTTTGAAGGACAGACCAAGACAAAACTTGGCAACAGTGAAACAAAATCTGCCGTTGAAACCCTTGTGAATGAGAAACTTGCCGAATTCCTGGAAGAGAATCCGGGTGTTGGGAAAAAGATCATTGAAAAAAGTCTCAGAGCTGCCGAAGCAAGAGAAGCTGCCCGCAAAGCGCGTGATCTCGCAAGAAGAAAAAACGCTCTCGACAGTTTCGATCTCCCCGGCAAACTTGCCGACTGCTCGATAACCGACCCCGAACACTGCGAAATCTACATCGTTGAGGGTGATTCCGCGGGTGGATCTGCCAAACAGGGACGCGACAGAAGGTTTCAGGCGATACTTCCGCTTAAAGGTAAAATCCTCAATGTGGAAAAGGCAAAACTTCACAAAATCCTTGAAAACAACGAAATTCAGGCAATTATTGCTGCCATGGGTTGCGGAATCGATACCGAATTCGATCTCGCCAAGCTTCGTTACGGCAAACTTATTCTCATGACCGATGCCGATGTGGACGGAAGTCATATCCGGACACTTCTCCTTACCTTCCTCTACAGATACATGAAAGATCTGATCATTACGGGCAAGGTTTACATCGCTCAACCCCCTCTTTACAAAGTGAAAAAAGGGAAAGAGGAATTTTACGCTTTCGATGACAAGGAAAGAGATGAAATTCTGAAGAGAATAAGAGCCGGTCAGAAAAAAGCCACTGCCGTGGAAGCCGATGGAACCGAAGAATATGATGACGAAGGAAACATCAAAGGTGTGGTTATTTCCCGATACAAAGGTCTTGGTGAAATGAACCCGAGCCAGTTGTGGGAAACCACCATGAACCCCGAAACGAGAACCATTCTTCAGGTTAACCTTGAATCTGCTGCAGATGCCAACAGACTCTTCGAGGTTCTCATGGGCGACAGCGTTGAACCAAGAAGACTGTTCATCGAAAAAAATGCAAAATATGTAAGAAATTTAGATATATAA
- a CDS encoding DUF721 domain-containing protein yields MAKKIVTSVGEVMANDPAFHKVREILEKEEIYEHFFLIFPELAGHVLPDKYDNGILRIKVDNPSLKNELKFNEELLINKMNTYFKSEKIKQIKFSR; encoded by the coding sequence ATGGCAAAAAAAATCGTCACTTCGGTCGGTGAGGTTATGGCAAACGACCCCGCATTTCACAAAGTGAGAGAGATTCTCGAGAAAGAGGAAATTTACGAACACTTTTTCCTCATCTTCCCCGAGCTTGCAGGTCATGTTCTCCCTGACAAATATGACAACGGAATATTAAGAATCAAGGTTGACAATCCTTCGTTAAAGAACGAACTGAAGTTCAACGAGGAATTGCTTATTAATAAAATGAACACTTACTTTAAAAGTGAAAAGATTAAACAAATAAAGTTTTCAAGATAA